The Lutzomyia longipalpis isolate SR_M1_2022 chromosome 2, ASM2433408v1 DNA window GGATTAATGCTCGATCCCAAATCCATGACAATGTCCGTACGGATGACTTGATGATCTCCAGTGAGACAATCAATCTCCACTTCCGAGCATCCAGCGCCAAAGGTGAAGTAGTTGAAGGGACGTCCGGAATTTGTGGCAAAATCGTAACCAATATTTGGTGTTGCATAGAAGCCAGTTGCAGACAACCCAACACGATCCATATAAGCCCTGGAGACCCATTTATTCCATCCCTCGTCGGGATATGCCTTCCTGTAGGGTTCAAGACGTTCCCGCAGAACTTTGCACGCCTCCAGCACAGCCATTCCATTGAGATCTGATCCTGCACTCGCAGCTGTAGCTGATGTATTGGGAACTTTATCCGTGGATGTTTCTGAGATGTGTATCCGTTCGAATGGGACGCCAAGAGTTGTGGCTGCAACTTGAATCATCTTCGTATGGAGCCCCTGGCCCATTTCAGTGCCTCCGTGCGACAGTAAGACACTCCCATCGGTGTAGATGTGCACCAGAGCACCAGATTGATTGAGAAAAGCCGTCGTGAAGGAGATCCCAAATTGAACGCCAACAATGGATATTCCTCGCTTCCTCCATCGATGCTGCGCATTGAATTGCTCCACATCTTTGCGACGCTTTTGGAAGTCACTGCTCGAGATGAGTTCCTTCCAGCATCGACCCACCTGGCACAGTTCCACCTCCTGATTGTAGTGAGTTTTCAAGCCCGTGCGCATCAAATTGAGTTCAGCCACCTCAACGTAATCCCTGTGAACGGTGCGAGCAACATCCCGTATGATGTGCTCCCCAACAAACATCCCTTGGGGTCCACCGAAGCCCCTGAAGGCTGTATTTGATGGGAGATTTGTCTTACAAACCCACCCCTCAACGAGAGCATTGGGCACGTAGTAAGCATTAAGGATGTGGTACATGGCTCTCTCGACAATGGAAAAGGAGAGATCCATCGAATAGCCGGCATTGTTGTAAATTGACACGATTATTGCCGTAATCTGACCCTCCTTTGTGCAACCAGCTTTGTATTTGAAGAAGAATGGATGCCTCGTTCCCGTCATCTTCATATCTTCATCCCGATCCAACATACACCGCACAGGACGACCAAGTTTATAGGAAGCAAATGCAACAGGTAGTGCTGTGAGCATTCCACGTGTTTCCTTCCCACCAAAACCACCACCCATTCGCTTAACTCTCGTGACCACCTTTGAAGCAGGAATGGCCAAAGTGTGTGCCACGAGTTTCTGAATTTCCGACGGATGTTGCGTTGAGCAGAAAAGCTCCAGTTCATCATTATCCCGTGGCACAGCTATTGAAGCTTGAGTCTCCAAGTAAAAGTGCTCCTGTCCACCCATCCGGACTTCTCCCTCAACCACATGATCGGCTTCCTTCAATGCCTTTTCCGGATCACCCTTCCTTATGACCTTTGGATAACCCGGAAAGTAGCTTTGATGCTCAATTGCATCCTCCAGTGTCACAATAATGGGTTTAATGTCCTCATAAACGATTTTAACCAGCTTAGAAGCACGCTGAGCTAAACTCTGATTGTCCGCAACAATCACACCAATGATCTGAGATTGAGATGTAACCGTCTCAGAGACAAAAAGTTCCTCATCGTGAAAAACAGGACCAATAAGATTTCTATCAGCTGGAATATCTCTAGCTGAATAGAAAGCCACAACTCCCGGGAGAGCAAGAGCTTCAGCAGTATCAATGCTGATGATCTTTGCGTGAGATTTAGTGCTCAAGACAAAGCCCAAATAGAGCTCATTCTCAAAGCGAGGCATGTCGTCACAGTAGACAGCTTCTCCGGTGGCTTGTTTGAAGGCCGAAGCATGAACTTGAGGACGACGGATGGGATTCCACGGCTCCTGCCCATCGGGAACTTTCTCAAATGTCTGCGTGGATTTGGGATGAAGAGCCTTGAAAGCATCAGCTCCACTAATTTCCTCATCAGCAACATCAAGTTTCAGATCGCGACTAATGGCGAGAAAGGCCTTGAAGAAGAGGCTCAAGGTGAGAGATCTGCGGTAGAGAATCATCCCACCTGGTGCTCCAGGATCCAGTGGAAGTTCACTGGCCAATGTGTCGCAAACAGCTTCAACTAGATCCTGATTCCACTCCTTTCCCTTTGCTAGGGCGGATGCTTTAGGGGCTGTTACGACAGTTGGAGCCATTCCACCAAAAGCCAAATCGAGAGATTTTACTTTTGTGGATTTCATCCCCTCAAAGATCACATTTACAGCAATGTTGACGATGGCAATATCATCATCTCTGCGTCGTGCTTGCTTCAATGCCACAAAATGCTGCTCCTCACGCGTAAATGGAAGAGTAAGAGCCACAAGAATCTCATCTGCACGAATAAGATTTCGTCGATAGCCCgtgaagaaattcccatcCATTGGAATTGATCTATTCTGCCCACTCACACTCATAACTTCCAATTCGACTTTAGCTGCCGTAAAAATGGGGATCAAGTCAGAAATGGGACTTCCGTGCATGATGTTCCCACCAACAGAAGCCACATTACGGATTTGTTTGCCAGCAAAGTAGTGAAGCATCGAGATGATTGCCTTAAAGATCCTCGTCTCTCCTTCAGGATGTTTCTCAATCAACTCCCTCAGTTTTTGTTCCATTTGAGACAAAGCCACGGAGGCACCAactttcaatccttctgaagTTTCGGAGATTTTATTGAGTTCAGAAACTTCAGTTGTGGAAACGAGAATTGGGAAATTGCAGTTTCGGAATTTAACTTCAACGCCAACTTCCGTATTCCCAACGACGATCTTCGCATTGgggaatttcttcttgatATCCAGCAATTCATGGAGCGTTGTGGGACGATACCAGGAAATTCTTTCACCGCTGAAAATGAGGCTCTGACGATCCAGGATGTCTGAACATTTGAGTTCTGGTGGGAAAATGGGCTCCTGGCTGGGATCGTACGGGATGAATTCACTTGGTTCAAACAGGATGTTACTTTCTTCACAACAACCCCCATTTCCGCCAACTTTGCAACACTTCTCCCCCATTGCACATCCATTCTGAGCTCCTCCGTCGACGGTGAAGGTACGAAAGCCTTCAATGATAGGACGATATCCGGTGCAGCGACAGAGATTTCCCTGAAAGGTTGTCTCCAGATCAGCCATTGTGGGCTTCGGGATGCTGCGCAGCGTTGCGTACATGGACATGACGATTCCAGGAGTACAGAAGCCACACTGGGAGCCATGAGCTTTGGCAATGCGCTCCTGAACAGGATGCAGCCGTGTCCTGGTGCTACCTATTCCCT harbors:
- the LOC129788947 gene encoding xanthine dehydrogenase yields the protein MGTSGVLVFFVNGKKIVEEKPNPELTLLTYLRENLRLCGTKLGCAEGGCGACTVMVSRVNRDTKEVQHLAVNACLAPLCSMHGLAVTTVEGIGSTRTRLHPVQERIAKAHGSQCGFCTPGIVMSMYATLRSIPKPTMADLETTFQGNLCRCTGYRPIIEGFRTFTVDGGAQNGCAMGEKCCKVGGNGGCCEESNILFEPSEFIPYDPSQEPIFPPELKCSDILDRQSLIFSGERISWYRPTTLHELLDIKKKFPNAKIVVGNTEVGVEVKFRNCNFPILVSTTEVSELNKISETSEGLKVGASVALSQMEQKLRELIEKHPEGETRIFKAIISMLHYFAGKQIRNVASVGGNIMHGSPISDLIPIFTAAKVELEVMSVSGQNRSIPMDGNFFTGYRRNLIRADEILVALTLPFTREEQHFVALKQARRRDDDIAIVNIAVNVIFEGMKSTKVKSLDLAFGGMAPTVVTAPKASALAKGKEWNQDLVEAVCDTLASELPLDPGAPGGMILYRRSLTLSLFFKAFLAISRDLKLDVADEEISGADAFKALHPKSTQTFEKVPDGQEPWNPIRRPQVHASAFKQATGEAVYCDDMPRFENELYLGFVLSTKSHAKIISIDTAEALALPGVVAFYSARDIPADRNLIGPVFHDEELFVSETVTSQSQIIGVIVADNQSLAQRASKLVKIVYEDIKPIIVTLEDAIEHQSYFPGYPKVIRKGDPEKALKEADHVVEGEVRMGGQEHFYLETQASIAVPRDNDELELFCSTQHPSEIQKLVAHTLAIPASKVVTRVKRMGGGFGGKETRGMLTALPVAFASYKLGRPVRCMLDRDEDMKMTGTRHPFFFKYKAGCTKEGQITAIIVSIYNNAGYSMDLSFSIVERAMYHILNAYYVPNALVEGWVCKTNLPSNTAFRGFGGPQGMFVGEHIIRDVARTVHRDYVEVAELNLMRTGLKTHYNQEVELCQVGRCWKELISSSDFQKRRKDVEQFNAQHRWRKRGISIVGVQFGISFTTAFLNQSGALVHIYTDGSVLLSHGGTEMGQGLHTKMIQVAATTLGVPFERIHISETSTDKVPNTSATAASAGSDLNGMAVLEACKVLRERLEPYRKAYPDEGWNKWVSRAYMDRVGLSATGFYATPNIGYDFATNSGRPFNYFTFGAGCSEVEIDCLTGDHQVIRTDIVMDLGSSINPAIDIGQIEGAFMQGYGLFTLEEMVYAADGMLLSRGPGAYKLPGFADIPGEFNVSLLTGAPNPKAVYSSKAVGEPPLFSGASVFFAIKEAIADARRHENLDPDFPLVSPATSARIRMACQDKFTQRFAEADPKTFKPWNVMP